In Acaryochloris marina S15, the genomic window TCATTTCAAGCTCATGCGATCTGATTTGGCAAATATTATCACAGGCATCTTGTAGAAAATGGCTCATCGTAAACGTTTATCTTTTCTGAGTAAATTTTATGACCTACGTCTTCTACGATGGTTCTCCATCGCTCTATTGACGACTTGTTTAATCGTTATTGGTCACAATGGCCCTCTCTCTGTTACAGCCCAAACACAACAAACAGCAGCGATTCAAGTTGATGGAGTCACACTGTTTCAAGTTAGCTCTTCTGAAGATTTTCCTGCTGAAAAACGTGCCAAAGATGTGAATACCCTTTTGCAAAAGCTCATTAAATCACCTGCTACTGCTACCATAACCATTGATAATTCTGAAAATCTGCCCGTTCTTAAAGTCAATCAAGGGAATGATCAGGAAAGTCTCTACTTACTCTCTATCAATCGACGAGATGCTCAAGGCAATCCACTTCAGGCAACGGCGTCAGACTGGCGTCAGAAAATTCAAAAAGCGATTGATCGGGGTAAAGATGAACGGGCAAATATCGGATTACTGGTTTGGCAGTCTGCGGCATGCTTGGTCTTCGCCGTTATTATCCATTGGCTATTAGGAAGATTCTGGCGGAGAAAATTAGTTGGTTTACTTCCCCAGGCTACTGTTGACCCAACGACTGGACAACAACCCCAGAGCCTACAGTTCTTAATCAAGGTCATTCTCTTTCTGCTTAGGCTTGCACTTTGGTTATGGGCTATTAGCTATATCGGAGAGCTACTTCCCTGGACTCGGATTTGGATAAATCGAGTGATCAGTGTTCTGACAGAAACTTTTGGAACTCAGTTCATTCCTGCGGGGAATAGATCTTATTCTGTTTCAGACGTTGCCCTGTTGATAATTTTGCTAGTGTGCGTACTTAATCTTGCTCGAACAGTACAGCACTTGCTACGAACAAGAGTACTTAGCGCCACAGGACTAAGTCGGGGGGCGCAAGAAGCGGTTGCTTTTGTCGCAAACTATGTCTTGCTATTTCTGGGGACATTGGTTTTGCTACAGTTATGGGGTTTTGACTTAAGCACCTTAACTGTTTTTGCTAGTGTTCTAGGTGTTGGGATAGGTCTGGGTTTACAAGGGTTTGCTAAAAACTTCATTAGTGGGATGGTCCTGATCTTTGAACAACCGATCAAGGTAGGTGACTTCGTCAAAGTTGGAGAATACCAAGGAACTGTGGAGCGAATCAATGTACGAAGTACTGAATTAAGGACCCTTGATCAAGTTTCCATCATTGTTCCAAACTCAGAACTATTAGAATCTAAAGTGTTGGATTGGGACCATGGATCATCTATTTCTCGTCTGCAAATTCCAGTAAAGGTTGCTTATAGTGCAAGTCCAACCACTGTTAGAGAAGCCTTGATGGATGCCGCCAGGGATTACTCAAGTATTCTCAAAGATCCTCCCCCGCGCGTATTTTTTACTGAATTTGGAGATCACTCGTTAAATTTCTTACTATTGGTTTGGGTTGATGAACCTCAAAAGCAATTTGCCATCAAAAGTGATCTAAATTTTAGAATCGAGACTATTCTCAGACATCGAAAAATTGAAATCCCTCTGCCACAAAGAGACTTAAATATTCGCTCCGGCACGTTGCCGTTAGGTTTACCAGATGAGTTAACCACGTCATTGACTGAACTCTCTCAGTGTATGCAGGCATGGGTAAAACTGCAGGCTCTCTCTCTAAATACAGAACCAAAAACAAATTTCAATCCTAATCCATTACCAAATTCCCAAGAAGATTCTTCGGTTCAAGATGAGAACAAATAGGGTATGCTCTGGCTAAACAGCATTAAAACTGAAAATATTCTCCTTATACTCTTCCTCACCTGATACCACCAGATCAGCCACCGCAGCACCAGACTCAACCAGCTCTTCATGAGTCGGCATGACATTAGCCTGCCATTCCTGAATCACACTAGACTCTGACCTCAGTTTCTCCTTACCATCCCTAATAATCCTGCAATTCATCCGCAGATCATCTGGAGTCTCGACGTAAACCTTGAAGTCCAGATATTCCAGGATTTCGGATAGGGTTAGCACAAAGATGCCCTCAACAATAATGATCGGATGTGGATGGACTAGCTCAGTCTCTCTTTTCCGGGAATTGGTGATCATGTCATAAACAGGCAATTCCGCAGAGTAACTAGACCGCAGCCATTTCAGATGAGTGATCATCAATCCCGTGTCCAGAGCTTCTGGGAGATCGTAGTTGCCACAGGGCATATAGCGATAATAGCGATCGTGGCTGAGAAGCAAGGGCACAGCCATTGTAGCTATACTCTATCCCAACAACCTTTAAGTTCACGGCACGGTCGATCGAGATGTACTAAGGTATATTTAGCTTCCGCCCAGAAACTAAATACATTACTGCTCCACCGCTTGTATGAAATTTTTCATTGAGAAGAGATTGTTCAACTGACTTGTTTTTTCTCAACATCTGCACCCAGTAATCTGTAAAACCCTGATCAGTTCCACCACCTGCTAGATAATATCGTAGAGATTTATCTCGACTCCAACGCCCTCGCTCAACCCAATCCAAATATAGCTGCTTTGAAACTTGTTGTTCTCTAGATGCATAGGGAGGAAATAGAGGAGATACCTTATCAGATATGTATGTTTGGATGTTTTGTAGCCCAAGCTGAGAGAAATAACCAGGAATCAAGTCTCCCAGTGAACTATTGCCTTCACCTAAGTTAGATTTTCCCCGTTCACAGATCGCATGAAATTCTACATCCTTGCAAATCTGCTCTATCGGTTCTCCCGCGCTTAAGTTACTAAATATCAGTACACCTGCTAAGTTATTAGGCTCTGCTACGGCAAGCAGTCCCCCTGGCTTCAGGACACGCATCATTTCCCTCAATACTGTAGTGGGATTAGCTATGTGAATTAGAACTGTTTGGCAAGTCACTAAATCGAATTGGCAATCCGGGAAAGGGATTGCATTAGCATTACCTTGTGCATAGCTGAACCGTTTCTCTATCCCAAGATCTTGTGCTCGTCGTTCTGCTTCTTCTACCCATTTGGGTTCTTGATCAATTCCAACCACAGTGGTGTGAACTGGCAGGATTTGAGAGAGAACTTGTCCCCAATGCCCTTGGCCACAGCCAACATCTAGCACTGTGTTAACATCCTCAACTTTCCATCTTCGCCCCATCAACTGCAAAAAGTCTAGATTCCACCAGAAGTCTCGCGCTTCACCAAAATAGTCTGCTGAATGAAGCTTCTTCCCAGTCTGCTCAAACACTAGAACTCTCCAAAAAAAATGCTGATGCTTAAAAGTCGATTTCATTCACGAATCTAGAGACCAGTATTGCAGCTCTTTATCCCAAGGTTCCAGGCAGATGGCTGATGAATAGTGGGTTATGAAACTGATTGACCAGAGCTGGGATGGTCTTGCCTGCACCACTACCGCTAGCAATATCGATGTCCATGCACTGCGATAGATAATGATACCGATCCTGGCCATTGGTAAACATATTTTCTCAGCCTCATGCATAGTTAGAAATTGGTCGCTTGAGCATTATGTAGTGAACTCGTCTTGACGCAGTTACCAAAAAGACTGAAACTTTCAAAAATATAAGATTCAGAATATAGTTCAGTTCTTAAAGGTACAGTTAGTATTGCTTCAATCTTTCTCCAAGCACCCCCTTCTTAGTGAGTGATGTCAATATGGCGAAATGCCGAATAATAGCAATATTCAATCAAGCCGGAGGCGTGGGTAAAACTACTATCACAATGAATCTTGGATATCACCTTGCTACTCATTCCAAAAAGGTTCTCCTAGTGGATATGGATCCACAGGCTTCCTTGACCAATTTTATGGGCTTAGAGGTAACTGAACTTAAAACAACAATATATGACGCACTAATGGCTGAAGATGTCGTGGACATTGAAGTATATTCCAATATACATGGAATGGATCTAGCTCCTTCCAACATCAATTTATCTAATGCGGAACAAGAATTAGTGCTAGCTGAGCAACGTGAAATTAGACTGAAGGAACCGCTTTCAAAATTACAGGGTGATTACGATTTCATTTTGATTGATTGCCCTCCAAGTCTAGGGATCCTTAGTTATATCAGCTTAGTTGCTGCTACTGATGTTCTTGTTCCAATCCAAACACAGTTTAAATCTTTAATGGGAACTGATTTCCTATTGAGTACAGTCAGTAAGGTTCAAAAAAGACTGAATAAGAATTTGAAGTTTGCTGGATTTTGGCCAACTATGTATTCTGCTGGCAACGTTTTGGATAACCGGACACTTGAGACAATTACTGAGCAACTATCCCAAATTGCAACAATTTTTACTCCACTCCCTCGTGCTACTGCACTTGCAGAAGCATCTGAATATGGTCTCCCTTTAGCTCTCGCACCAAAAAAGAATAAACAGATTCTCCAAATATTTGATGAAGTGTCAACACTTATTGAAGATCTATAGATGAACCGTCAAAAGCATCCTCCGGCCAAACGATCCATGCTGAATAACGTTTCTTTATTCACTGATGATGACGATCCATCAGTGAAATCAGATCAATTGCTTATTAGTAAAATTAGCTTGCCCTCTGAACAACCACGTCGATATTTTGACGTAAAAAAGATGGATCAGCTATGCCAGTCAATCAAAAAACATGGGATTCTAGAAAATCTAATTGTTCGACCTTCTCCTAAGAGGGCAGATCGGTATGAACTTATTGCAGGTGAAAGACGATACAGAGCTGCGAAAAAAGTTGGACTTAAAGAAGTACCAGTAAAGATACTTACGATAGACGATGAACAAGCTCTTCAAATAGCACTAGTTGAAAATCTTCAGAGAGAGGATCTCAACCCAGTAGAAGAGACTGAAAGCATCTTGCAACTACTTTCAATTCATCTAGACAAGCCAATTCCAGAGACTGTTTCGCTTCTTCATCGAATGCTAGATGAGGTTAAAGGTAAAGTTCCCCATAACGTTATGGGGAACAACGTAGTTGAGGCTGTGGAAGAGTTATTTACAGGTCTAGGACGCATGGGATGGAAATCCTTTGTAGTCAACCGACTCCCTTTATTAAAACTCCCCTCAGAAATTCTTGAAGCATTGAGAGGGGGCAAGCTTGCTTATACAAAAGCGATAGCCATTTCCCGAGTCAAGGATGAGCAGGCCAGATCGAATGTATTGCATGAGTCAATTGAGAAGAATCTCTCTCTCTCAGAGATCAAAGCAATCATCAATGGATTAAAATCGTCAGCGAACAAAAAAGTTCCAAAGACTGTTCAAAAATTTTACGATCGAGTATCTATAGTCACAACCAGACTCAAGAAATCCCAGGCTTGGACTGATAAGAATAAGCGGAAGCAAGCTGAATTGCTTCTAAAAGAATTAGAAAGTTTAGCTGAGTAAATACCTATTAAGGGTGAGTCACATGATCACCTACACCAAGACGACCCATGATCGCATCCTCCACCTGAGCTATCAAGTCTTACGACCAGGCTTTTCAATTGCAGAGGTCATCTTTCCAGAAGACCAAGACCAGGAAACTCAACATTATGGGGCATTCGATCACCGAGGAGAAGTAATCTGCTGCATTACTCTCATTCTCTCGACTTGGCAGGGTAAACCCGCTTGGTGGCTAAGGGCAATGGCGACCGCTCCAGCCTGGAGGAACCAGGGGATTGGTACCAGAATGATCCGATACCTACTGGAAGACCTTCAAGAGTCTGATCTGGCCAGGCCGATATGGGGCATGTCCCCACCCATTCTTAAACATTCCTACAATCGCTTGCCCTCAACCGCCATACCTGTTTAAATCGTCACAACACATCAAAACTTGACGACTTAACTGAATCTGATGTCGCAGCAAGACGACCTTGCCGAATTGTTCGCGGCTGAGTTCTTGGCGGGCAAAGCCTACGCTTCCATCGTAGAAGCCCGAAACCAGGCATCTCAGTTGCTGAATCAACCCGTGCATCCTGGCAGTCCCCTAGCAAAACTGGTGGATGAGTCAGTTGAAGCGGGGTTAGTTCGTGCTGCAAGGACGATCATCGGCCACTCTGAAGATCCTCTGAAAACATACACAGATCTAATCGACCTCACTGATCGCCAGCCCAGGCTAGCAGTCCGATCATCAACTAGCGTCAAACAGCAGGCATACTCGACCCCGCTCCCCCTCGCCTATCTTGCGGCTAACCTCGCAGGAATTACGGCTGAGTCCTCTGTATATGAACCGAGTGCTGGGCATGGGGCATTAGTCCTGAATGCTACTCCTGAGAACTGTACAGTCAACGAACTGAACCCAGACCGGGCAGCAGATCTTAGACGGCAGGGTTTTACCGTTACGGAGCAGGATGCCTCCACCTACTTGCCAGAGCAGCTCCATGACGTTGTGATTGCCAACCCTCCCTATGGTCGCATTTGGGGAGACGACAAAAGGGCTAAGCACTTTAAGACACCTGGCAATTCACGAGGCACTAGCCAGATTGATCAGGCGATTTCACTCCAGGCACTCCAAGTCATGAAGCCTGATGGTCGAGGGGTTTTGCTTTTGGGAGGCAAACCGGAAACAGACCCAGGGGAGAGAGCTGAAGCCTACAACACTATAGAAAGTCGGGGGTTCTTCTATGCGTTGTATCAGCAGTACAACGTTACCCAGCACATCACGGTTGCTAGAGACTTGTACAAGAAACAGGGGGCACACTGGCCGCTGGACTTGATTGTAATTGAGGGAAGGGGGAAATCACAGCTACCTCTCCCCGCAGTGGAACCGCCTAAAATCTATGAATCATTTGAGGAATTGCGAGGACTATTAAATGACTCAATCCAGGCGACTACCCAGCTACCAAGATTACCTGAAGTTCACAAAGGTCTGGATGCCCAAGGCACAGGGGGACCAGGCAATATTCTTGGTGAGAGTGCCAACAGATCTAGAGTCGATGGATCTGAGAGATTACCTGGAGTTGATGAACTGTCGGATGGAATGGATGTTCGAGAGTTGGATGAAGGACTTTGGGGAGACTCAGGAGGAACTTCACCAGATGCTAACCAACACATTATTTCAACTGAATCCGGTCCAGAGTCCACCCATGCTTTACGAGGGGGGAGGAGAGACCAAAGAATTGATCCCAGTATGGGCGATGGCATATCAGTGGGGAGCCAGCCTCCTAGAATTCAACGAAACTTGGATGAATTGGTTCCTGCTGACCAATCCAGAAGTGGACTTCCCAGTGGATCTGACACTGCCTCCACCCATGTCCCAGGAGTCCTTGATGGCGAAGCACGACGAAGTGACAATCGATCAATTTCTGATGGAATTGAGAGCAGAATTCAAGTAAACGATACCTTCATTGAGGATAGTGACATGGCAGCAGAGTTCAATACTGCTTATGTTCCCCGCAGCAAAGGCCGTAGCCCTAACACATTGATTCCTACTAACATGGCTGTTTCTGCTCAGCAAGCATTAGATCGCTTCGAGCAAGAGCATGGAGATATCGACGAGTTTGTAATGGATCGCTTGGGATATGACTCCAAGGGACAAATGTATGATGTCCTTTACGCCGAGCAAATTGACTCTCTCGCCCTGGCCTTTGACCAAAAAGACAAGGGCAAAATTTTCCTTAATGGTGACCAAACGGGAAACGGTAAAGGACGATTCGGAGCAGCCAATATTATTGATGCCCAGCGACAGGGCTATATTCCCATCTTTGTTACCCAGAAACCCAACCTCTATGCCTCCATGATCCAGGACTTGGCTGATATCGGCAGGCCAGGTTTTTCGCCTTTCATGACAGATTCCGAGTTAGATTTGCATCTTGAAGATGGTAGAACCTTAAGAACCTCTGGACTCAAGGATCAAGAAAACGAGATGCATCGCCTCACCCAAATCGGACTAGGGGGATATGATGCAATTTTCACGTCTTACAACCAGCTTCAAACAATTAGCAAAAAAGAACCCTATAGACGGCAGTTTCTACGAGCATTAGCAAGTCGGGCAGTGTTTATTTTTGATGAAGCTCACGAGGCAGGCGGTGGTTCATCAAGTCAGAGTTGGAAGAGTAGTAATGCTGCACCTAATCGTGCTGAATTTGTGCGAGAGCTGGTTGATGCTTCGGCAGGTACTGTCTTCATGTCTGCAACCGCTACCAAGAATCCAGCGGTCATGGATCTCTACGCGAGACGAACCGATGCCATTCATGCCGTTAACAGCATGGATAATCTAGAGAATACGCTTAAGGCTGGCGGCATCCCACTTCAGCAAATGATGGCAACTCAGTTTGTTAGCTCTGGGAATATGCTTCGCCGCGAGAGAACGTTCGAGAATATTAGCTTTAGTGCTAAGACCGTTCCTGTAGATCACGGGATTGCAGATAACATTGCCGCAATTATGCGAGGGATTGATCGGTTTGATCGAGCCAAGAGTAAAGCAATGGAGGAGCTTAACAAAGAAGTCAGAAAAGAAGCCAAATCAGCTAGCGAAGATAATGCAATCGGAAAATCCGGTGCATCTTCATTAAATTTCACTTCGTTGATGCACAACGCCATTGACCAAGGGCTGCTCTCCCAAAAAGCAGAGGCGACTGTTCAAGAAGCTATTGCTGCACTGAAGCGAGGTGAGAAACCATTAATCGCTGTTGCCAATACAATGAATTCCTTTATTGCAGACTATGCAAAAGATAGGGAGATCAAAACTGGCGATGCAATTAATGTGACGTTTGGGGATGTATTAGAGCGATACTTAACTCGCTCCAAAGATGTTCAAATCACTGATTATCAAGGCATCTCTGATACTCGCCCTATGACGGAAGCAGAGCTAGGAGTCGAAGCAGTTGAAGCATACCAAGAAGTACATGAGCTAATCGCTGACTCTGATTTCTCTTCCATTCCTCTCAGTTCCATTGACTACATGAAATATCGCCTTTCTCAAGAGGGCTATACCGTCGATGAGATTACGGGACGAAAAAGCATTATCAATTATCAGGGAGGTGAACTAATCTATGGCCTGCGCTCAAATAGAGAGGTTAAGCCCCAGGCCAAGATTGATGTGGTAAATCGCTTTAACGGTGGTGAATTAGATGTCGTAATCCTCAACCGCTCAGGGGCAACAGGTATCAGTCTCCATGCTTCAGAACGGTTTGCGGACCAACGCCCAAGGCACATGATCGTGGCCCAAGCAGAGCGTGATGTCAACCAAGTCTTTCAGATGTTAGGACGTGCAAATCGCTTTGGACAAGTCGTGGAACCCAAATTCACTTTGGTGATGGCCGATGTCCCCGCCGAGAAGAGACTCGGAGCCATGCTTGCTAAAAAGATGGCATCTTTGAATGCTAATACTACTGCCGCACGAGATTCAGATCTGAGCATTGGGAACGTCACGGATTTTGTCAATACCGCTGGAGAGGAGGTGGTTACAGAACTACTGGAAGAACACCCCGAAATCGATGCTATGTTGTCCTATCCAAGTCAGGGAAGCGTTGGTGGGACTGATTTCCCTCTTATTAGTAGAACAACAGGCCGCATCCCCCTCTTACCCATCAAGCAACAAGCAGAACTGTACGACCTGATCGAAACCGAAACCACTGCCCTCATCCAACAGAAAGAAGCGATGGGCGAGAACGTCTTGGAGGCAGACAAGTTGGACCTCGATGCCCGCACAATTGCCAAGATGGAAGTTGTCCCAGCAGACGCCGCGATCAAGAGCGAGTTCACCGGGCCTGTCAATCTAGAAGTCGTCAATGCAAAAGTCACGACCAAGCCCCCGATGCAATTGGGAATCATCAACGATGTCCGTGAGAACTTGGGTCAGTCTAGGGTTAAGACGGTGGACGACCATGATTTTGATGCAATTGAAGACCAGGCCAAGGAGCAGAACCGAGGCTTAAGGAATCAGGTTGAGAATCGATTGAAAACCTATAGTCAGAAAGCAATGGGGGAGGCAAAAACCCCAGAAGCAGCAAGCCACTTAGAGACAAAATTCGACAAACAAATGGGGCATTTCCAATCGCTCACCAATCGCTTTCGGATTGGCAGCACCGTTCAGCTTTCTTCAGCAGAAGGCAAGGTTTCCTATGGGGTAATCGCCAACATTGCCGAGAAAGCCAAACCTCTGGGAAGTCCCGCAGCACTGACGAACTGGAAGATGCAGATCATCACTACTGAAGGCAAAAATATCTCTGTTCCTTTCTCAAAAATCAACTCTGGTAAACCTTCCGCAGTTAGCATCATGCCCCAAGGGAAAACCTGGAGAGGAGAGAGCATTTATGAAGATTTTGATAGCAGGCAACAGAATCAGCGCACGGAAATGCAGGTCTTCACTGGCAATCTGATCAAAGCGTATGAGGAGAATCCTGAAGGCAAGTTCATTAACTTCACCACCAATCAAGGCCAGGTGCGCCAAGGGCTGATCATGCCCGACGACTTCGATATCACTCAGCAGCTCCGGGAACGTCCCGTGATATTTGAGGAACCCTATCAGGTCAAAGCATTCCTGACAGAGGTGACCAAGAATCTGGGTGTAGTCCATGACAACCCAGAGAAGAACCTGGCAATCAAGGCCGATGCATCAGCGAAATTGCGCGGCACCCCCATCGAGCATTTTGTGTTGACAGTGCCCAGCTCTACCCGTGTCGGCGGCACGTTTTTCTTGAATGAAGACTTGCTAGATGCTGCCCAGAGTGAGTTCTTCTCTGTCGCTCATCGGATGGAGATGCATGTTGCCCCTGAGAATCTGGAGGCAGCGTTGAAGGTGATCATGAAAGACGAGGGCATTCAGATCGCGGCCTTCGACTTCAAGGACATGGCACGGGATTACTTGGGTCAGATGCTGCCGACGATGGAGCAGATCGAGGAAAACCAATTCGAGCAGCAGGCCAACTTCGTACCTTACGTTGAGCCAACGAAGGGAACCGCAGCCCAGCTTGATATGCTGCTCCAGTCTGATGCTGTAGAGCCGAGTGAAATCCCGCAAGTTGAAGCTGTTCAATCTGCACCGGACCAGGACACTACCCAGCCCACCCAGGACAACACCAAGCAGATTGCCCCACCCGCAAAGCAGGCAGGCAAGGCAGAGCAGTTTGTGGCCCAGTTCCTACATGAGGGGGGATTGGCCCAGGAAGTTCTGAAGGGTGATGATTTCCACTTCAAGATCAAGAATGGACCCTATGAACCTCTGGTGGTGGAGCAGCATTCTGACCAGCTTTACCTGACTCACTACTATGAGCAGAATGGGGACTTATGTCTAGATTCTGAAATGGTCTTTGGAATTGATGGGCAAGGGAAGCTCAATCTTGAAGAGACAGCAGTTCAAAATCCATTTACTGGAGGGGAGTTGCGAGAACTGGATCGGGAGTTTGGGGGGCTTTTTGCCCAGAACATCGTCAATCAGGGCTTTGCACAAGCAGCTCTAGAGCAGTTGCCTGAGCTATTAAAGGAGCGAGAGGCAGAGCAGGTTGATGCACCTGAACCTGAAGTTCCAGAATCCGTTATCAAAAAAGTAGATGGTGCAATTGCATCCATCCAGTCATTTAATGAAGCCGTGGAGGCTGGTCGTTACCTGGATCAGCAGCATGGCGGCAATGGACGATACGAGTATGAAACGTTCCAGAAAAGATCAGTCACTTTCCCCAAAGAAACAATTTCCAAGTTTCGAGAAATGTGCCCGAAGAATGGGGTCGATGCAGAAAAAGTCTTAAAAGAGTTGGGGTATGTACCACCACTGGAGATGACCAATGCTGCTAAAGAATGGCTTAGAGAACCAGACAAAACCCAAACAATGGAGTCACAACAGACTGTTGCCGAGAATATCGAGCAGTCACCGCCAGAGACAGTTGTAGATTCGGATATTCAAGAAGTCGCAGCAGAGAAGCCACCGAAGACACCTAGCCAGCCCACAGCAAAAGCGCAGCAGCCTCAGCAGGAAACACCGACCCAGCAAACAGAAGCACCCAAGCCAAAGCCCAAACCCCAGGCTAAACCAGAGGACTGGGCAATCTACAACTCAGCTTTGAAGCGGGGCCATCCATACCAGGCTAGAGCGAAGGATCGAGTAGCGGCTTATCAGGGAGGAGTACCGCTCGACACACGGGCGAGTATCGCGTTAGGCAAAGATTTTAAGGAGTTTACGAAGGAGCTGAATTCAATTCGGGACTGGTATGGAGCAGCTAAACAATTAGATAGGAAAGCTCCTTACTTAGATCGTATCGCTAAGGTAGGCCAGATAGATCAGAAAATGGTGTCTGAGACAGCAAAGGTCTGAAAAGCTTATACTTCAGTGACTCTGAGCGTAGCGAATTAGTCATGACTGAAAAACAAGCCCATCAAAATCGTACGGCAATTGTTCATTTTGGTGCAACCAAACAAGACTATTTAGACCTGGTGCAAGCAGACAATCGCCGCCCCTTAATCGAGTATCTGCAAGCGCCCCTGACAGCCCAACTCTCTCCAGAACGTCATAAGCCCTGCTGCCGTGATACCAGTCGTTATACGCTCCATGCTTTACGAGAGCGCCAAGTTCAAGGGTGGTTAGGACCAGTCGAGACAATCCCTATCTGTCGAGTGCGCTGCCAAAGCTGTCGAGCCGTTTTCACGGTTTTGCCCAGCTTTATCCTGCGCTATCGT contains:
- a CDS encoding mechanosensitive ion channel family protein, which encodes MAHRKRLSFLSKFYDLRLLRWFSIALLTTCLIVIGHNGPLSVTAQTQQTAAIQVDGVTLFQVSSSEDFPAEKRAKDVNTLLQKLIKSPATATITIDNSENLPVLKVNQGNDQESLYLLSINRRDAQGNPLQATASDWRQKIQKAIDRGKDERANIGLLVWQSAACLVFAVIIHWLLGRFWRRKLVGLLPQATVDPTTGQQPQSLQFLIKVILFLLRLALWLWAISYIGELLPWTRIWINRVISVLTETFGTQFIPAGNRSYSVSDVALLIILLVCVLNLARTVQHLLRTRVLSATGLSRGAQEAVAFVANYVLLFLGTLVLLQLWGFDLSTLTVFASVLGVGIGLGLQGFAKNFISGMVLIFEQPIKVGDFVKVGEYQGTVERINVRSTELRTLDQVSIIVPNSELLESKVLDWDHGSSISRLQIPVKVAYSASPTTVREALMDAARDYSSILKDPPPRVFFTEFGDHSLNFLLLVWVDEPQKQFAIKSDLNFRIETILRHRKIEIPLPQRDLNIRSGTLPLGLPDELTTSLTELSQCMQAWVKLQALSLNTEPKTNFNPNPLPNSQEDSSVQDENK
- a CDS encoding uridine kinase gives rise to the protein MAVPLLLSHDRYYRYMPCGNYDLPEALDTGLMITHLKWLRSSYSAELPVYDMITNSRKRETELVHPHPIIIVEGIFVLTLSEILEYLDFKVYVETPDDLRMNCRIIRDGKEKLRSESSVIQEWQANVMPTHEELVESGAAVADLVVSGEEEYKENIFSFNAV
- a CDS encoding class I SAM-dependent methyltransferase, which gives rise to MFEQTGKKLHSADYFGEARDFWWNLDFLQLMGRRWKVEDVNTVLDVGCGQGHWGQVLSQILPVHTTVVGIDQEPKWVEEAERRAQDLGIEKRFSYAQGNANAIPFPDCQFDLVTCQTVLIHIANPTTVLREMMRVLKPGGLLAVAEPNNLAGVLIFSNLSAGEPIEQICKDVEFHAICERGKSNLGEGNSSLGDLIPGYFSQLGLQNIQTYISDKVSPLFPPYASREQQVSKQLYLDWVERGRWSRDKSLRYYLAGGGTDQGFTDYWVQMLRKNKSVEQSLLNEKFHTSGGAVMYLVSGRKLNIP
- a CDS encoding ParA family protein produces the protein MAKCRIIAIFNQAGGVGKTTITMNLGYHLATHSKKVLLVDMDPQASLTNFMGLEVTELKTTIYDALMAEDVVDIEVYSNIHGMDLAPSNINLSNAEQELVLAEQREIRLKEPLSKLQGDYDFILIDCPPSLGILSYISLVAATDVLVPIQTQFKSLMGTDFLLSTVSKVQKRLNKNLKFAGFWPTMYSAGNVLDNRTLETITEQLSQIATIFTPLPRATALAEASEYGLPLALAPKKNKQILQIFDEVSTLIEDL
- a CDS encoding ParB/RepB/Spo0J family partition protein, translated to MNRQKHPPAKRSMLNNVSLFTDDDDPSVKSDQLLISKISLPSEQPRRYFDVKKMDQLCQSIKKHGILENLIVRPSPKRADRYELIAGERRYRAAKKVGLKEVPVKILTIDDEQALQIALVENLQREDLNPVEETESILQLLSIHLDKPIPETVSLLHRMLDEVKGKVPHNVMGNNVVEAVEELFTGLGRMGWKSFVVNRLPLLKLPSEILEALRGGKLAYTKAIAISRVKDEQARSNVLHESIEKNLSLSEIKAIINGLKSSANKKVPKTVQKFYDRVSIVTTRLKKSQAWTDKNKRKQAELLLKELESLAE
- a CDS encoding GNAT family N-acetyltransferase translates to MITYTKTTHDRILHLSYQVLRPGFSIAEVIFPEDQDQETQHYGAFDHRGEVICCITLILSTWQGKPAWWLRAMATAPAWRNQGIGTRMIRYLLEDLQESDLARPIWGMSPPILKHSYNRLPSTAIPV